In Halobacterium noricense, the genomic stretch CAGGGTCGTCGATGCCGTCGACCTGCCCGCTCCGGGAGATGCCGGTGACCACGTGCCCGCGGTCGAGGAGTTCGTTCGCGATTCGCTGGCCGATTCGACCGCTCGCACCGAGGAGGAGTACGTCCATGTTAGCTTCAATATTATTCAGTGAGCGACATATGGTTTTGTGAAGGGGCACGCCACGGGATTGCGAAGTATCGAACTGTGACTGCGAAAATGGACGAGCGACTACTGTACGGCTTCGACGGCAGCTTCCATCGCCGCCCCCTCGTCATCGAGGTCGTCGTAGGCGGTCTCGTAGCGGTTTGCGAATTCCAGCGCACGCTCGAACGCTGGCTCCTGCTCGTCGAACGTCTCGATTGGCTCCTCGCGGTCGAACTCGTCGCGGTTCCCGCGAATCGCGCCGGCCCGATACTGCTCGGCGTCGTGGGGCGACGACGTCGACACCGGGAGCACGTGCACGCCGACGTCGTGGTTCTCCCGCACGAACAGCGTCGGGTTCGTCGCGCGGTACTTCTCGGTGATGTAGTCGGGGTTCTCTACCTCGTGCCACTCCGCCGGCAGGGACGCCATACGTTCGCTACCGACGGCCGTGGCTTGTGTGTTCTGGCAGATTCAGTCCTCGCGGCGCGCTTCCTGGACGGCCTCGGCGATTTCGTCGGGATGGTCGGCGGCCACCCGGAGCACGGCGTCGTGGAGTTCGCGCTTCTCCTCGTTGCGGACGCCTGCCTCGCGCAACGTGCGCACGACGTCCAAGTCGAGGGTGTCTTCGAGGGCCGTCCACGCCTCCGACCGTGCGTACATCGGTGCCTGCTTGACGTCGCCGTACTCGAACGCCGGCCCCTCGCTAGTCGTGGCCTCGGACGTTGCGTCCTGCTCCGTGTCCGAGTCAGTCACGGTGTCGGTCGCGGAGTCCGCCGTCTGGTCGGCGTCCGTCTCGGACACTTCTAGGTCGTCTCCGCGCTCGCTCACCGGTTCGTCGTGACCGGTCCGGTCCTGTTCGGCGGCTTCGAGGTCGTCGAAGCCCATCAGCGGGTCACCTCCCCACGCTCGACGATGGCCGCGAGTTCGTCGTACGCTCCGAGTTGGTCGCATTCGGGGTCGTAGTCGCGCAGCGGCACGCCCTCCTGGTGGGCGTCGTCGATGGCCGCACGATACCGGATGCCCGGGAGGTCGCCGTTGTAGTCGCCGGCGTCGATGGCTGCCCAGTCCCCCTCGGAGAGATACGCGAAGTTCGGGACGAGGTGGTCGATGGCGTCTCGGGTCGTAATCTCGCGGAGGAGTTTGCGGTCCCGGGTGGACTGGTCGATGCGCTTGCGGAGGTCGGAGGGAACGACCGCGAGGATGTTCAACTCGAAGTACTCGCGGGCTTCCTGGACGAGCCGGTCGAGCGTGTTTGTCAGCCCGGTCTCGTAGCCGTTCTCCGGCCGCAGCGGGATGATGAGGTTGCCGGTGGCGTACATCGCGTTGTCGTTGAGCTTCCCGCGGTTGGCGGGACAATCGATGACGACGTAGTCGTACTCCTCGCCGAGCAGCGGGTCGACGAGGTCTCGTTTCAGCCGCGTCGTCCCCATCGTCGCCTCCTTGAGTGCGGACTGCACGCTCTCCAAGTCCTCGTGTGCGGGGAAGAGGTCCAGGCCCTCCGCGACGTTGACGACGTACTCGCGGGGGTCCTCGCCTTCGAGTAGGACGGCCTCGGCGTGGTTGCTGCCGTCGTCGTCGGTGCTGTTGTACCTGTCCTCGAATCCGAGGTTGAGCGTCATGTGTCCGTTGTCGTCGAGGTCGACGACGAGCGCGCGCTCGTTGCGGTGCGCGAGTTCGCGTGCGAGGTTGAGCGCGGTGGTCGTTTTCGCGAATCCACCCTTCAGGATGCCGACACTGACAGCGCGTGGTTCCGTTTGCATTATTTACCTCGTCAGGAATAGGCACCTATTGTGGATGTGGTGCCTACGCTGAATCAGGTAGTGATTCCGCGTCATCCGGCATAAATCAACGGGAATAGGTAGACGAGGTAGCTAAGCAAGGTGCACAAGCTACACCACCTAACTTAGCTACAATAGGTAGCTAAGGCACCCCAACTACAGATACCTATTGTAGATGTGGTGACTTCGCTGAACCAGGCGGTAATTCCGCATAATACAGCATAGAACAGCAGAATAGGTAAACTAGGAAGCTAAGCAAGGTGAACTACCTACGCCAACTAGCTTAGTTGAAATAGGCACCTGAGGCGACTTAGCTACCTTCGCTCGAATTTCGTCGATAACGTCCGCGCACGAATCCTACCTCCGATAGGGGTCGTTGATGCGTGGCGAGGCGAGACCGATTGCGGTAACCACGCCTCGTGCATCAGTCGGAAGCGCTGTGCGCTCTTTCGGCGACAGAGAGAGAGCAAGCTCCCTCAGGCAGCCGGCGGGTATGCCCGTCGGCGACAGCGAGCCGCGGGAGTGTCGTGAGTGCAACGAGCGAGACCACGGGAGACGAGCACTGCGAGTCTCCCGACAGTCGAGACCGCTGAGGGCCTTCAAAACGCAACGTCGTCTCCGCTAGGTTCGTCTGCTTATCTGAACACTGCCTGCTTGAACGGCGAACCTCACAAAAAGAGAATCGGAGGCAAAGAGAGCACACACGGCTGCTCGGCACGACGTGTAGGGCTAGGGCCTGATGTCGGCATTCACCGATGACCACTGAATCCCAACCGGAAGCGTATTTTATATCGTGGAATATGGTTTATCTCCCGTCGAAACAGCGAGATTGCGTTCGAAAAGCAGCGTCAAACCCGATAGCTGAGACCGATACTCGAAAACGAGACAAGTCAGCGCCACCCGTAAACGGGTGGCTTGTCGGTGGAATCACGAGTTTCGCGCTCCACGGCTGAAAACCTCCGACTTGTAATTCTAACGCGGGGCTTCCTCGGAGACCACAGTCGGGAAGTCGGAAGGGACTCGTTCAGCGCCCCCGACTTCGAAGGCAGGCTGACAGACTGCCCGTCTCACCGACCACTTTTGAGCCAGTGAGACATATTTTTCTATCACACCCAAAGGCCAGATAAGCCAATCACTTCCGCCCAGCCTAAGCTTCCGCAAGCACACTAGGAGCTGTTCAACGTCCCCGGAGACTACTTGATAATTCAAAACAGTGCCGTCGACCCACGAGTGTTCGACCCTACGATTTCGCTACTGCATACCGTAGGTGAGATCGACCGTCAGTATCTAGACGCTGGCGTAAGGGTAGTCGAAGCCCTCGAAGAAACCGGCGGTTGACCCTCGTAAGGCCGTAAGTCAACGACCAGACGCCTCCTTCAACAGTCAGCGAACACGGCAATTCAGTTCCCGAGAACATCCAGCTGCGCTGAAATCACCGAATTCGGCATCGTACTCTTCGAAATCGGCAGGTGCGGGGAACTCGTGCGTGCGCACGATACGACTGATACGTCGTGAACTACCCCGACCTACCGCGCTCGGGCCTACCCGGTGCTCGTTGAGGGTGGGGCTTAGCGCCTGCAAAAAGCTAAATCGTATCTATAAACCGTATTCTAGGATATAGAGTTGTTACTACAGCGCTTCACAGATTCCGCGTTTAAATTTCTACAAACCACCAATTAGACGATACTTCCCATAGATCCCGACCGAATTAAGCGCTTGATAAGAATCGGTCGATACCCGTCACTCAAGATTAAATCGGTAAATCTCGGGTTCTCGGACGTTTTGTAGCAGGATGTGGTTGGAACCGAGTAGGTTCCCCTCCTTCTACACTCAGGGGATTGGAAACAGCGATCACTTACAGGGGACAACAGCGTATGGGCCGCTCGATATTACGTACGCCTACAGCCAAGAATCCGACCGAGTTATTGTCGAGGTCATTCTACTGAATGACAACGAGTGTGCGTCGTGTACACGCTATTACGAGTATGACGCAACAGTCTCATTACGGGAGGCACCC encodes the following:
- a CDS encoding ParA family protein, with protein sequence MQTEPRAVSVGILKGGFAKTTTALNLARELAHRNERALVVDLDDNGHMTLNLGFEDRYNSTDDDGSNHAEAVLLEGEDPREYVVNVAEGLDLFPAHEDLESVQSALKEATMGTTRLKRDLVDPLLGEEYDYVVIDCPANRGKLNDNAMYATGNLIIPLRPENGYETGLTNTLDRLVQEAREYFELNILAVVPSDLRKRIDQSTRDRKLLREITTRDAIDHLVPNFAYLSEGDWAAIDAGDYNGDLPGIRYRAAIDDAHQEGVPLRDYDPECDQLGAYDELAAIVERGEVTR